A single window of Halodesulfovibrio marinisediminis DSM 17456 DNA harbors:
- a CDS encoding 30S ribosomal protein S1 encodes MTGSEDSRQNGTMENFEEMLEAYTGADKALSVGDKVSGPIIGMSGDNLFVDVGAKIDGIADRAEFLGEEGELTVAEGDTVELYVTAVKADAIHLSKAISGPAGAAMLEEAFNAKLPVEGKVLATRKGGFDVEVSKRRVFCPVSQIDTKFVENPEEYVGQTFSFAIIKFEQRGRNIVVSRRALLEQEQQAARDEFLKTVNEGDLVDVTVTRLTNFGAFAELAAGVEGLIHVSELSWSRIAQADEAVSVGDKLRVKLLNVETDKKGQLRISLSAKQVQENPWTRVESELTAGEVREGKVVRLTPFGAFVEVLPGIDGLVHVSEMSYTKRVHKPEDVVAVGDTVSVKVKSIDLSSRRISLSMRDAEGDPWADVEERFPAGTEVEGTVESSSDFGLFINIAPGITGLMPKSLMAKADKAANLDAVKSGDKVEVTVSQLRTAERKITLAPKGVEASEDTSWKAHRKTKTAKAEPQTSFGSLGSLLQDALKKKK; translated from the coding sequence ATGACCGGTTCCGAAGATAGCCGTCAGAACGGCACAATGGAAAATTTTGAAGAAATGCTGGAAGCCTACACTGGCGCTGACAAAGCTCTGTCTGTTGGCGACAAAGTTTCCGGCCCAATCATCGGTATGTCCGGTGATAACCTCTTTGTCGACGTTGGAGCAAAAATCGACGGCATTGCTGATCGTGCTGAATTCCTCGGCGAAGAAGGTGAGCTTACCGTTGCTGAAGGCGACACCGTAGAACTCTACGTTACTGCAGTTAAAGCTGATGCAATCCATCTTTCTAAAGCTATCAGCGGTCCTGCTGGCGCAGCTATGCTCGAAGAAGCATTCAACGCAAAACTTCCTGTAGAAGGTAAAGTTCTCGCTACCCGTAAGGGCGGCTTTGATGTTGAAGTTTCCAAACGTCGCGTATTCTGTCCAGTAAGCCAGATCGACACCAAATTTGTTGAAAATCCAGAAGAGTATGTTGGTCAGACATTCTCCTTTGCTATCATCAAATTTGAACAGCGCGGCCGTAACATTGTTGTTTCCCGTCGTGCTCTGCTCGAACAGGAACAGCAGGCTGCACGTGATGAATTCCTCAAAACCGTTAATGAAGGCGACCTCGTTGACGTTACCGTTACCCGCCTTACTAACTTTGGCGCATTTGCAGAACTTGCTGCTGGCGTTGAGGGTCTCATCCACGTTTCCGAACTGTCTTGGTCCCGCATTGCTCAGGCAGACGAAGCTGTATCCGTTGGTGACAAACTGCGCGTTAAACTGCTCAACGTAGAAACCGACAAAAAAGGTCAGCTCCGCATTTCCCTTTCTGCTAAACAGGTTCAGGAAAACCCTTGGACCCGTGTTGAATCAGAACTTACCGCTGGTGAAGTGCGCGAAGGCAAAGTTGTTCGCCTCACTCCATTCGGTGCGTTTGTTGAAGTGCTCCCTGGCATCGACGGTTTGGTACACGTTTCTGAAATGTCTTACACCAAACGTGTTCACAAACCAGAAGACGTTGTTGCAGTTGGCGACACCGTTTCTGTTAAAGTTAAGTCCATCGACTTAAGTTCCCGCCGTATCTCCCTCAGCATGCGTGATGCTGAAGGCGATCCATGGGCAGACGTTGAAGAACGTTTCCCTGCAGGTACTGAAGTTGAAGGTACCGTAGAGTCTTCTTCTGATTTCGGTCTGTTTATTAACATTGCTCCGGGCATTACCGGTCTTATGCCGAAATCTCTGATGGCTAAAGCTGACAAAGCAGCAAACCTTGACGCCGTTAAATCCGGCGACAAAGTAGAAGTAACCGTATCTCAGCTCCGCACTGCTGAGCGTAAGATTACTCTTGCTCCTAAAGGCGTTGAAGCCTCTGAAGACACTTCCTGGAAAGCGCATCGCAAAACCAAAACTGCTAAAGCAGAACCACAGACCAGCTTCGGCTCTTTAGGTTCCCTGCTGCAGGACGCGCTTAAAAAGAAAAAATAA
- a CDS encoding peptidylprolyl isomerase: MAKAKARHILVDSEDTCKELKARIDGGEDFAAIAKEYSKCPSGRRGGELGEFFPGQMVPEFDTVCFNEAVGVVHGPVKTQFGYHLVEVTERQD; encoded by the coding sequence ATGGCAAAAGCTAAAGCACGTCATATTCTCGTAGATTCCGAGGATACCTGTAAGGAACTTAAGGCACGTATCGATGGCGGAGAAGATTTTGCCGCGATCGCAAAAGAGTACTCCAAGTGCCCATCCGGTCGTCGTGGCGGAGAACTCGGTGAATTCTTCCCAGGTCAGATGGTTCCAGAATTCGACACCGTATGCTTTAACGAAGCAGTAGGTGTTGTACACGGCCCTGTTAAGACTCAGTTTGGTTACCATCTCGTGGAAGTGACTGAACGTCAGGACTAG
- the cuyA gene encoding D-cysteate sulfo-lyase: protein MNLAKFARRGYVSSPTPLEAVPAFSEALGGKVNIFIKRDDLLPGTSGGNKTRKLDFSMADAIAKGADTIITCGAVQSNHCRLTLAWAVKEGMDCHLVLEERVEGSYKPEGSGNNFLFNLLGVKSTKVVAGGSDMMAEMEKVAEALRAEGKKPYIIPGGASNAIGALGYVSCAQELQQQLFDMKLKVDHVVVPSGSAGTHAGMAIGMYANNTGIPVSGINVSRPKDVQEAHVYKLVEQTVELIGDIKGGVPSDAIECFDSYVGPGYSLPTDSMIEAVKLLAQTEGILLDPVYSGKAMAGLIDLVRKGHFPEGSNVVFLHTGGSPALYAYLDTFK from the coding sequence ATGAATCTCGCTAAATTTGCTCGTCGTGGCTACGTGTCTTCCCCAACTCCGCTTGAAGCAGTTCCTGCGTTTTCTGAAGCGCTTGGCGGTAAAGTAAATATCTTCATCAAACGTGATGACCTTCTCCCAGGTACCTCTGGTGGTAACAAAACTCGTAAGCTCGACTTTAGCATGGCAGATGCTATCGCAAAAGGTGCTGATACTATTATTACTTGTGGTGCTGTTCAGTCTAACCACTGCCGTCTTACCCTCGCATGGGCTGTTAAAGAAGGCATGGACTGCCACCTTGTTCTCGAAGAGCGCGTAGAAGGCAGCTATAAGCCAGAAGGTTCTGGTAACAACTTCCTCTTCAACCTCCTTGGCGTGAAGAGCACCAAAGTTGTAGCTGGTGGTTCTGACATGATGGCTGAAATGGAAAAAGTTGCTGAAGCACTTCGTGCTGAAGGCAAAAAGCCGTACATCATCCCTGGTGGTGCTTCTAACGCAATCGGTGCTCTCGGCTATGTTTCTTGTGCTCAGGAACTTCAGCAGCAGCTTTTCGATATGAAACTTAAAGTTGATCACGTCGTAGTTCCTTCCGGTAGTGCTGGTACTCACGCTGGTATGGCTATCGGTATGTATGCAAACAACACCGGTATTCCTGTGTCCGGCATTAACGTAAGCCGTCCTAAAGATGTTCAGGAAGCTCATGTTTACAAGCTCGTTGAGCAGACCGTTGAGCTCATCGGCGACATCAAAGGCGGCGTACCAAGCGACGCTATCGAGTGTTTCGATTCTTATGTTGGACCTGGCTACTCCCTTCCAACCGACTCTATGATTGAAGCTGTTAAACTTCTTGCTCAGACCGAAGGTATCCTGCTTGACCCAGTATACTCCGGTAAAGCAATGGCTGGTCTTATCGACCTTGTTCGTAAAGGCCACTTCCCAGAAGGCTCAAACGTAGTGTTCTTACATACTGGTGGTTCACCAGCTCTGTACGCATACCTTGATACCTTCAAATAG
- a CDS encoding Na+/H+ antiporter NhaC family protein, whose protein sequence is MGNDVTEKKLDLYGGVWGGLVPLAVLIVGLIWLSVAERGGTKPFWACAWLALVAGLFFAKNKHEYCQAAMRGIGDSTGIVIITAWLFAGVFGKLMVAGGLVKGLLWLGMTTGAQGGLFTLVVFIAAMLFALGTGTSTGTCIALTPVLYPAGYFLGADPALLATAILSGAAFGDNLAPISDTTIVSAYTQGATMQDVVRSRFPLAISAATIAGMIFLFFGGGGTVQSLPQIQAQMSPTGAFMLIALVIVVVSALSGRHIIESLIYGNIAAAVIGVTIGNITLADIFHIPAERGISTGIIQNGINSVVGAAFFAILILAVTQILVETGIMKNILSFAEKFMIGTVRQAELSIIGVTILASIPISANAPALLLVGPSLVKPIGHRFKLAPARRANLMDCAVCTAFFILPWHIVVAAWYAAVISSSEAFGIAAPPITAALCNPYSWALFAVLLFSAFTGWNRAYEKEEAEEGSLIEAEAGVNKVA, encoded by the coding sequence ATGGGAAATGATGTAACTGAAAAGAAGCTGGATCTATATGGCGGTGTGTGGGGTGGGCTTGTTCCCTTAGCTGTATTGATTGTAGGGCTGATCTGGCTTTCTGTAGCTGAGCGCGGTGGCACAAAGCCTTTCTGGGCTTGTGCATGGCTTGCTCTCGTTGCCGGTCTTTTCTTTGCAAAGAATAAACATGAATACTGTCAGGCGGCTATGCGCGGTATTGGCGATTCTACAGGTATCGTAATTATTACCGCATGGTTGTTTGCAGGTGTATTTGGTAAATTGATGGTAGCTGGCGGCCTTGTTAAAGGCTTGCTCTGGCTTGGTATGACCACCGGTGCGCAGGGTGGTTTGTTCACGCTGGTTGTTTTCATAGCTGCAATGTTGTTTGCCCTTGGCACAGGCACAAGCACAGGAACATGTATTGCTTTGACTCCGGTTCTGTATCCCGCTGGTTATTTCCTGGGTGCGGATCCGGCTCTTCTTGCAACCGCAATCCTTTCTGGTGCTGCATTTGGTGATAACCTTGCACCGATTTCTGATACGACAATTGTTTCCGCGTACACGCAGGGCGCAACGATGCAGGATGTTGTCCGAAGCAGGTTCCCGCTGGCAATAAGTGCTGCAACTATTGCCGGTATGATCTTCCTGTTCTTTGGCGGTGGCGGTACAGTTCAGTCTTTGCCTCAAATTCAGGCTCAGATGAGTCCTACTGGCGCATTCATGCTTATTGCATTGGTAATAGTAGTTGTTTCAGCGTTAAGTGGTCGTCACATCATTGAATCGTTAATTTATGGTAACATCGCCGCTGCAGTTATCGGTGTTACAATCGGCAACATAACTCTGGCAGATATTTTCCACATCCCAGCTGAACGTGGCATATCTACAGGTATTATCCAGAATGGCATCAATAGCGTTGTGGGTGCTGCATTCTTTGCTATCCTGATTCTTGCTGTGACTCAGATTCTTGTTGAAACCGGCATCATGAAGAATATCTTATCTTTCGCAGAAAAATTTATGATCGGTACAGTGCGACAGGCAGAACTGTCCATTATCGGTGTAACAATTCTTGCTTCAATTCCGATTTCAGCAAACGCTCCAGCGTTGCTTCTGGTTGGTCCAAGTCTTGTAAAACCTATTGGTCACCGTTTTAAACTGGCACCTGCTCGTAGAGCTAACTTGATGGACTGTGCTGTATGTACAGCCTTCTTCATCCTTCCATGGCATATCGTGGTTGCTGCTTGGTATGCAGCAGTTATTTCCTCTTCAGAAGCATTTGGCATTGCGGCACCTCCGATTACTGCAGCACTTTGTAACCCTTATTCATGGGCTCTTTTTGCGGTGCTGTTGTTCTCTGCATTTACCGGATGGAATAGAGCATACGAAAAAGAAGAAGCTGAAGAAGGTAGTTTGATTGAGGCTGAAGCCGGAGTGAACAAGGTTGCGTAG
- a CDS encoding RidA family protein, which translates to MSTKNVIFTEKLPAAVGPYSQAIESDGFVFASGMLPIDPATGNMREGTIADRAHQALTNIKAVAEAAGCTLDDIVKTTVFLTDVNDFKEVNAVYAEYFNEPFPARSAFQVAALPLGADIEIEVIFRKKN; encoded by the coding sequence ATGTCTACAAAAAACGTAATTTTTACCGAGAAATTGCCTGCAGCTGTTGGGCCTTATTCTCAAGCTATCGAGTCTGACGGCTTTGTATTCGCATCCGGCATGCTTCCGATCGACCCTGCAACCGGAAACATGCGCGAAGGTACCATCGCTGACAGAGCGCATCAGGCTCTCACAAATATTAAGGCTGTAGCAGAAGCTGCTGGCTGCACCCTCGATGATATTGTGAAAACAACCGTATTTCTTACCGACGTTAACGACTTTAAAGAAGTTAATGCCGTTTACGCAGAGTACTTTAACGAACCTTTCCCGGCTCGTAGTGCTTTTCAGGTAGCTGCTCTTCCTCTGGGTGCAGATATCGAAATTGAAGTTATTTTCCGCAAAAAAAACTAA
- the cuyA gene encoding D-cysteate sulfo-lyase, producing MNLAKFARRGYVSSPTPLEAVPAFSEALGGKVNIFIKRDDLLPGTSGGNKTRKLDFSMADAIENGADTIITCGAVQSNHCRLTLAWAVKEGMDCHLVLEERVEGSYKPEGSGNNFLFNLLGVKSTKVVAGGSDMMAEMEKVAEALRAEGKKPYIIPGGASNSIGALGYVSCAQELQQQIFDMQLKVDHVVVPSGSAGTHAGMAIGMYATNSGIPVSGINVSRTKDVQEAHVYKLVEQTVELIGDIKGGVPSEAIECFDSYVGPGYSLPTDSMIEAVKLLAQTEGILLDPVYSGKAMAGLIDLVRKGHFPEGSNVVFLHTGGSPALYAYLDTFK from the coding sequence ATGAATCTCGCAAAATTTGCTCGTCGTGGCTACGTATCTTCCCCAACTCCGCTCGAAGCTGTTCCTGCTTTTTCTGAGGCACTCGGCGGTAAGGTAAACATCTTCATCAAACGTGATGACCTTCTCCCAGGTACTTCTGGTGGTAACAAAACTCGTAAGCTCGACTTCAGCATGGCTGACGCAATCGAGAACGGTGCTGACACCATCATTACTTGTGGTGCTGTTCAGTCTAACCACTGCCGTCTTACCCTCGCATGGGCTGTTAAAGAAGGCATGGACTGCCACCTCGTTCTCGAAGAGCGCGTAGAAGGCAGCTACAAGCCAGAAGGCTCCGGTAACAACTTCCTCTTCAACCTTCTCGGCGTGAAGAGCACCAAAGTTGTAGCTGGTGGTTCTGACATGATGGCAGAAATGGAAAAAGTTGCTGAAGCACTCCGTGCTGAAGGTAAAAAGCCTTACATTATTCCTGGTGGCGCATCTAACTCTATTGGTGCTCTCGGTTACGTTTCTTGTGCTCAGGAACTCCAGCAGCAGATCTTCGACATGCAGCTTAAAGTTGATCACGTTGTTGTTCCTTCCGGTAGCGCTGGTACCCACGCAGGTATGGCTATCGGTATGTACGCAACTAACTCCGGTATCCCAGTATCCGGTATCAACGTAAGCCGTACCAAAGACGTTCAGGAAGCTCACGTTTACAAGCTTGTTGAGCAGACCGTTGAACTCATCGGTGACATCAAAGGTGGCGTACCTAGCGAAGCAATCGAGTGTTTCGATTCTTACGTTGGACCGGGTTACTCCCTCCCAACCGATTCCATGATCGAAGCTGTTAAACTTCTTGCTCAGACCGAAGGTATCCTGCTTGACCCAGTATACTCCGGTAAAGCAATGGCTGGCCTTATCGACCTCGTTCGTAAAGGTCATTTCCCTGAAGGTTCAAACGTAGTATTCTTACACACTGGTGGTTCTCCAGCGTTGTACGCATACCTCGATACCTTCAAATAG
- a CDS encoding TRAP transporter substrate-binding protein, giving the protein MRNVRVMIIALVAVLMIGATSAFAAPKVIKLAHPNVPQHPMGMAFEKFKQLVEERSNGKYKVDIYDSSKFGNFDSVVQGLQLNMLQMGSAATPNLAPFSDEFLIFDLPFLFPSYEAADKITDGPIGMNATKALEPSGIVGLGYIEIGFRNLWNNQKPVKTLEDAKNLKIRSTPSKAHIATLRALGMNPTPVSWGEVYTALQQKTVDGIDIDLNLAWHNNFPEVNNNVTIVNSLYSPHLVMISKRFLDSLNAEDKAMILAAFEETKLYERKLIRDGEKEILAKLADKGVTVVKLTPEERARWAAASAPVYKEFEDRIGKELIEKAKATVAE; this is encoded by the coding sequence ATGAGAAATGTTAGAGTGATGATTATTGCGCTTGTTGCTGTTCTTATGATTGGCGCAACATCTGCTTTTGCAGCACCAAAGGTTATCAAACTCGCTCACCCGAACGTACCTCAGCACCCAATGGGTATGGCGTTTGAAAAGTTCAAACAGCTTGTTGAAGAACGTTCTAACGGTAAGTACAAGGTTGATATTTATGACAGTTCTAAGTTCGGTAACTTTGACAGCGTAGTACAGGGCCTCCAGCTTAACATGCTGCAGATGGGTTCTGCTGCTACCCCGAACCTTGCACCGTTCTCTGATGAGTTCCTTATCTTTGACCTTCCGTTCCTGTTCCCATCCTACGAAGCTGCAGACAAAATTACCGACGGTCCTATCGGTATGAATGCTACCAAAGCTCTTGAGCCTTCCGGTATCGTAGGTCTTGGTTACATTGAAATTGGTTTCCGTAACCTCTGGAACAACCAGAAGCCAGTTAAGACTCTTGAAGATGCGAAAAACCTTAAAATTCGTTCCACTCCATCCAAAGCGCACATTGCTACTCTTCGTGCACTTGGTATGAACCCTACTCCAGTATCTTGGGGCGAAGTTTACACCGCACTTCAGCAGAAAACCGTTGATGGTATCGACATCGACCTCAACCTTGCTTGGCACAATAACTTCCCAGAAGTTAACAACAACGTTACCATTGTTAACAGCCTTTACAGCCCGCACCTTGTAATGATTTCTAAACGCTTCCTCGACAGCCTTAACGCAGAAGATAAAGCAATGATTCTTGCTGCATTCGAGGAAACTAAACTGTACGAACGTAAACTCATTCGTGACGGTGAAAAAGAGATTCTTGCTAAGCTCGCTGATAAAGGTGTTACTGTTGTAAAACTCACTCCAGAAGAGCGCGCTCGCTGGGCTGCTGCATCTGCACCAGTATACAAAGAGTTTGAAGATCGCATCGGTAAAGAACTTATCGAAAAAGCGAAAGCAACAGTAGCAGAATAA
- a CDS encoding TRAP transporter small permease → MSQKGKSLLARFEEIFSSSCLIVMTVLIAVQVFSRYVLEYSFEWSEELARYLFIWAVYVGCSYATKEDKHLEVTIFRTIAGGRLAKPVTLLSYAFTAVFCFACAWWGYEMIQFLVTTGQKTPALEIKMYWVFLSLPFGMLLMGLRTIERMIGIVTGKIDPVPSAEV, encoded by the coding sequence ATGTCTCAAAAAGGAAAATCGCTTTTGGCCCGTTTCGAAGAAATCTTTTCATCTTCATGTCTTATCGTGATGACTGTGCTTATCGCTGTTCAGGTTTTTTCTCGATACGTTCTTGAATATTCATTCGAGTGGTCAGAAGAGTTAGCCCGTTACTTGTTTATCTGGGCTGTATATGTTGGCTGTAGTTATGCGACAAAGGAAGATAAACACCTTGAGGTTACTATTTTCCGTACTATAGCAGGTGGCCGTCTCGCCAAACCGGTTACACTTTTATCCTACGCGTTTACAGCAGTGTTCTGCTTCGCCTGTGCATGGTGGGGTTACGAAATGATTCAGTTCCTCGTAACTACCGGCCAGAAAACTCCCGCACTTGAAATTAAAATGTACTGGGTGTTCCTGAGCCTTCCATTTGGTATGCTTCTCATGGGCTTGCGTACTATTGAAAGAATGATCGGCATAGTAACTGGTAAAATCGATCCAGTTCCTTCAGCAGAAGTATAA
- a CDS encoding TRAP transporter large permease — protein MEFTIIIIFASLAFFLLLSVPIGIAIGLCVAVGIVFGDILPPAFLVQKMITSLDVFPLMAVPFFIMAGEIMQKGSMAQRLLKVSHSFVGHVTGGMAHISVLTSMFYGALSGSSPATVAAVGGIMVPSMVKEGYSRRFAAAVNTSAGCLGVMIPPSVPLIIYGTTAGVSVGDLFIAGVVPGIFVGICLMICSYVIARRHGYGGGKRATFMERITALREALVALMVPLIVLGGIYGGLTTPTEAGVIAVVYAFIAEGLVLRTLSWQKVWEVFRGTAITSASIFIVVATATALGQILLFYNVPDMLVEILVGISDNKYVLIPIILVFLLIMGTFMDALANILILTPLLLPVMKHLGMDPIHFGIVMIVAASMGFLTPPVGVNLFVGCSISNLSIERLSVAVLPFLFTMCIALLAITFIPALSLGLL, from the coding sequence ATGGAATTTACAATCATTATTATTTTTGCATCGCTTGCATTCTTCTTGTTACTGAGTGTGCCAATTGGTATTGCAATCGGGCTTTGCGTTGCGGTGGGCATCGTGTTCGGCGATATCCTTCCACCAGCTTTTCTTGTTCAAAAAATGATCACTTCTCTTGATGTGTTCCCTCTCATGGCTGTTCCATTCTTCATTATGGCAGGGGAAATCATGCAGAAGGGTAGTATGGCGCAACGCTTGCTTAAAGTTTCCCACAGCTTCGTAGGACACGTAACCGGCGGTATGGCTCATATTTCCGTACTGACAAGTATGTTCTACGGCGCTCTTTCCGGTTCTTCTCCGGCTACTGTAGCAGCTGTTGGCGGCATTATGGTTCCTTCTATGGTTAAAGAAGGGTACAGCCGTCGCTTTGCAGCAGCGGTTAACACCTCTGCAGGCTGTCTCGGTGTTATGATTCCACCAAGCGTACCGCTCATCATTTATGGCACAACCGCGGGCGTATCTGTTGGTGACCTTTTCATCGCCGGTGTTGTTCCTGGTATTTTTGTTGGCATCTGCCTTATGATCTGTAGCTATGTAATTGCACGCCGCCATGGTTATGGTGGAGGCAAACGTGCTACCTTTATGGAGCGCATCACAGCTCTGCGTGAAGCACTCGTAGCACTTATGGTTCCGCTTATCGTACTTGGCGGTATCTATGGTGGTCTTACAACACCTACAGAAGCTGGTGTTATTGCAGTTGTTTACGCATTCATTGCTGAAGGGCTCGTACTTCGCACTCTCTCTTGGCAAAAAGTATGGGAGGTTTTCCGTGGTACTGCTATCACTTCTGCCTCTATCTTTATTGTAGTAGCAACCGCTACCGCATTGGGTCAGATCCTGTTGTTCTACAACGTACCTGATATGCTCGTAGAAATTCTCGTAGGCATTTCTGACAACAAGTACGTTCTGATCCCTATTATTCTGGTATTCCTCCTGATCATGGGTACCTTTATGGATGCACTGGCAAACATTCTTATCCTTACTCCTCTCCTTTTGCCGGTAATGAAGCATCTTGGTATGGATCCAATCCATTTCGGTATCGTAATGATCGTTGCAGCTTCAATGGGCTTCCTTACCCCACCTGTTGGCGTAAACCTCTTTGTTGGCTGTAGCATCAGTAACTTGAGCATCGAACGTCTCAGCGTAGCTGTGCTGCCGTTCCTGTTCACCATGTGTATTGCATTGCTTGCAATCACATTTATTCCGGCTTTGTCCTTGGGACTTCTCTAA
- a CDS encoding GntR family transcriptional regulator has product MSAVKTYSEQIIVYIKDAILTGKLHPGDKVNEVVVATELSISRAPVREALQMLVKEGLITSIPQRGKFITALTAKQIRDSYFTGGVLEGAAVSSTISEFSEKDFENLQHIVDDMKKVVEHGENGTSMAELDDRFHDILFSKNTNDLISELARRSCQGISKFLLFRYWKDLFTLEAVYERHNHLLEVLRSRDVVAIENAIREHYIESGKRMERYGVDVLEDEA; this is encoded by the coding sequence ATGTCCGCCGTAAAAACTTATAGCGAACAAATTATTGTTTATATTAAAGATGCCATTCTTACCGGTAAATTACATCCGGGAGATAAGGTAAATGAAGTTGTAGTGGCGACCGAGCTGTCTATTAGTAGGGCACCTGTGCGCGAAGCATTGCAGATGCTGGTTAAGGAAGGACTTATTACGTCTATTCCTCAGCGTGGCAAGTTTATCACAGCACTTACCGCTAAACAGATTCGGGACAGCTACTTTACAGGCGGTGTACTGGAAGGTGCTGCTGTGTCTTCAACTATTTCTGAGTTTTCAGAAAAAGATTTTGAAAATTTGCAGCATATTGTCGACGATATGAAGAAGGTTGTTGAGCATGGAGAAAATGGGACTTCCATGGCCGAACTTGATGACCGTTTTCATGATATTCTGTTCTCCAAGAATACAAATGACCTGATTAGCGAGCTTGCTCGCCGTTCCTGTCAGGGGATCTCCAAGTTTCTGCTTTTCCGTTACTGGAAAGACTTGTTTACCCTGGAAGCGGTATACGAACGCCATAACCACCTGCTTGAAGTGCTGCGAAGCAGAGATGTTGTTGCCATCGAAAATGCAATTCGTGAGCACTACATTGAATCAGGAAAACGTATGGAACGTTATGGAGTCGATGTTCTGGAGGATGAGGCATAA
- a CDS encoding Hsp20/alpha crystallin family protein, whose product MSNLKVWRSQQLQRLKLDSDRMFNDICSEFGLPSVCQPLMDTELRLVKTEDGYRIEAELPGVKEENIALHIDGQYLTLRCAYSEVSGPTKAAGSFETQLRLPCKVRLEDVDASLTDGKLIINLPSCTLPERRTIPITSGEEKE is encoded by the coding sequence ATGTCCAATCTAAAAGTGTGGAGAAGTCAACAACTCCAGCGACTTAAGCTCGACAGTGATCGAATGTTTAATGATATTTGTTCTGAGTTCGGATTACCTTCTGTATGTCAGCCGCTAATGGATACAGAATTACGATTGGTGAAAACTGAGGATGGATATCGCATCGAGGCAGAGCTTCCCGGTGTGAAAGAAGAGAATATTGCGCTACACATTGACGGTCAATACCTGACGTTACGGTGTGCTTATTCAGAGGTAAGTGGGCCTACAAAAGCGGCAGGGTCTTTTGAGACTCAGCTGCGTTTGCCATGTAAAGTTCGGCTAGAAGATGTGGATGCCAGCCTGACTGACGGTAAATTAATTATTAATTTGCCAAGCTGCACGCTTCCAGAGAGACGTACTATCCCGATCACCAGTGGCGAAGAAAAGGAATAG